DNA sequence from the Chloroflexota bacterium genome:
CCCATAGACCTGAAGGGGCAGGTCCTCTACTATGTAGGCCCCTCCCCCGCCCCCCCGGGCAAAGTAATCGGCTCTGCCGGCCCCACCTCCGCCTACAGGATGGACAGGTACACCCCCCGCCTCCTCCAGGAGGGGCTCAAGGGCACGATAGCCAAAGGCCCCCGCTCCGAGAAAGTGAAGGAGGCCCTAAAGCAGCATAAAGCGGTCTATCTCGCTGCCACGGGCGGGGCGGGGGCCCTGCTCTCCCAGAGAATCCTCAAAGCCGAGGTGGTGGCCTATGCTGACCTGGGCCCCGAGGCCATCCGCAAACTTGAGGTCAAAGACCTCCCCGCCATCGTCATCAACGACGCCCACGGCGGGGACTTATACCTGAAAGGCAGAGAGAAATACCGGAGGCAGGGTTAGCATAGCATTGACAAGCCACAGGAGCACAAGCATAATTCAGTTGGGTTAGAGACCAACAATGGCTAGAGATACGGTGACGCTGGCTCTCACCGGCGATGTGCGGTTGGGTGACTTCGCCGATGCAATAGGGCACTTGCGTGCTTTGGTTGAGTCTCTCTCCAAAGAGTTTAGGACATCCGATGAGATTGTATGGATCGTTCATGACCTACAAGTGGGCAGTGCAATAGCCACAGTCCGTGGTGAAGCCGAGCAGCTGGAGAAGGTGGAACGCGTAGTTGACGCGTATGGCAGCGTCGGCAAGGCTTTGGAAAGAAACGAACGCCCCGATTTCTCAGAGTCAGTGCTCCGAGAAGCCTACGCTCTTGC
Encoded proteins:
- a CDS encoding Fe-S-containing hydro-lyase; translated protein: MVEKAISLSLPLKEQDIVRLKAGDRVLLTGVLYTARDAAHKRLVEALERGEKLPIDLKGQVLYYVGPSPAPPGKVIGSAGPTSAYRMDRYTPRLLQEGLKGTIAKGPRSEKVKEALKQHKAVYLAATGGAGALLSQRILKAEVVAYADLGPEAIRKLEVKDLPAIVINDAHGGDLYLKGREKYRRQG